One stretch of Acidimicrobiales bacterium DNA includes these proteins:
- a CDS encoding alpha/beta fold hydrolase, with protein MPTVLVHGVPETSAVWDPLRAHLDRDDVVALQLPGFGCERPRGFGATKEEYVSWLVAELERLRADGQIDLVGHDWGGGFVVRLVSIRPDLVRSWVTDASGLGDPGFEWHELAKVWQTSDAGEAFWEQQLAVPPEQGASTLASFGVPADQALLMAGWPDATMTDCILALYRSAVDVGREWAADFQNIPALGLALLPSDDPFLSVSSARAGAGRAGAKVAELAGLGHWWMLQDPARGADVLQDFWTSVS; from the coding sequence ATGCCCACGGTCCTGGTCCACGGCGTACCGGAGACATCGGCAGTATGGGACCCGTTGCGCGCCCACCTCGATCGTGATGACGTCGTCGCCCTGCAACTGCCGGGGTTCGGCTGCGAGCGCCCGCGGGGCTTCGGCGCCACCAAGGAGGAGTACGTCTCCTGGCTCGTCGCCGAGCTCGAGCGGCTGCGGGCAGACGGGCAGATCGATCTGGTCGGCCACGACTGGGGCGGCGGGTTCGTGGTGCGGCTGGTCAGCATCCGTCCCGATCTGGTGCGCTCCTGGGTGACCGACGCATCCGGGCTCGGTGATCCCGGGTTCGAGTGGCACGAGCTCGCCAAGGTCTGGCAGACCTCCGATGCGGGTGAGGCGTTCTGGGAGCAGCAGCTGGCCGTCCCTCCCGAGCAGGGAGCGAGCACCTTGGCGTCGTTCGGCGTCCCCGCCGACCAGGCCCTGCTCATGGCCGGTTGGCCCGACGCGACCATGACCGACTGCATCCTGGCCCTCTACCGCTCCGCGGTGGACGTGGGCCGCGAGTGGGCCGCTGACTTCCAGAACATTCCGGCGCTCGGACTGGCGCTGCTGCCCTCTGACGACCCGTTCCTGTCGGTCTCCAGCGCCCGCGCCGGCGCCGGCCGGGCGGGGGCCAAGGTTGCCGAGCTCGCCGGCCTCGGACACTGGTGGATGCTGCAGGACCCGGCGCGGGGAGCCGACGTGCTCCAGGACTTCTGGACCTCGGTGAGCTGA